Genomic DNA from uncultured Erythrobacter sp.:
CTCAACTGGGCACTCACCGAAAACAGCCTGCCCAAACCGGCGGTGAAGGTGATGCTCAACCTCGCCCAGATCGCGCTCGATGCGCTGGTGCGCGGCGGCACGCTCGATATCGGTGCGGAAATGCGCGAGGGCAATGCCGAGATCGTCGCGCGCGCCAATGGCGAGCGGATCGCGTTCGATGAAACTATTGGTCAGGCGCTTCAGGGCGAATTGCCACCCGGTGATCTTTCCAGCCGGACCGCTGCCGCGCATATGATTGCACTGGTCGCTGAAGAGCTGGGCGGGGGGCTGCAATACAAGGTCGCCGACAACACGCTGGTGCTCGGCGCGGTCCTGCCACAGCCCGAAGGAATGATCGGATAAGTATGGATTTCAAGCCAGAGGATATCGGGCGCGGCGACCCGGATGAGCTGATCCACGCGACCCGGCTCTCCCCCAATTGCAACGAGCGCGCGCTGCCGATCACGATGGCTGTGATCCACTACACTGAAATGAAGCCGATCGAGACTGCGCTCGACAGGCTGACCGATCCCGAGGCACAGGTTAGTGCGCATTACCTCATCAGCGAGGACGGCATCGTCACCCGGCTGGTTCCAGAGGAACAGCGCGCATGGCATGCTGGTGCTTCATTCTGGCGCGGGATCAAGGATGTGAACTCGGCTTCGATCGGGATTGAGCTTGACCATCCCGGCCATGCGGGCGGCTATCGCGATTTTGCCAAGCCGCAGATCGATGCGTTGGTTCCGTTGCTGGCACGCATTGTGAAAAACTATGACATCCCTCGGGCAAACGTAGTGGCGCATTCGGACGTTGCGCCTGCGCGCAAGATCGATCCGGGTGAGTTGTTTCCGTGGGGCCGCCTGGCGGATTATGGGCTGTGCCTGCCGAAGCCCGAGAAGCTGGAACTGGGCGACCCATTCCAGAATGATGGCGCATTCATGCTGGCGCTGGAACGCTATGGCTACGACATAACCGACCCGGCGAAAGCGGTGGAAGCCTTCCAACGGCGTTGGCGGCCCGAGCTGATCGATGGACAGGTCGACCAGCAGATCGGAGCCATCCTGTTCCAGCTCTTGCTAGACCGGGACCGCGGCGTTTCACGCTGATTTTGCGTGCGCAGCGCGCCTCAGTTAACAAATGCTTACGTCACCCGGCTCGCATCTATGCTCTAAGCTTGGCGGCACAAGCGCGTTTTGCGCGATCATCCTGGGGAGGGATCTACGATGATGAACAAACTTGCGGCCGAATTTGTCGGCACATTCTGGCTGGTGTTCGGGGGATGCGGCTCAGCAGTTCTCGCCGCAGCTTTTCCGGAATTGGGAATCGGCTTTGTCGGCGTCTCGTTGGCATTCGGTCTGACCGTTCTGACTATGGCCTATGCCGTTGGCGGGATTTCGGGCGGCCACTTCAACCCGGCAGTGTCGCTGGGCTTGGCGCTCGGCAATCGGTTCAGCTGGGGCGAGCTCGTCCCTTACTGGGTTGCGCAATTGCTCGGATCGTTCACGGCTGCGGGCGTTCTGTTCGTCATTGCCAGTGGGGCACCAGATTTCGCAGCGGGCGGCTTTGCTTCGAACGGCTACGGCGAACTTTCGCCGGGCGGATTCTCGATGACGTCCGCGTTGGTCATCGAAATCGTTTTGACGGCTGGGTTCCTCATCGTGATCCTGGGGGCGACCTCTTCGAAGGCTCCCGCAGGCTTTGCGCCGATTGCGATTGGATTGGCGCTAACACTGATCCACCTGATCTCGATTCCGGTGACCAACACTTCGGTCAATCCGGCGCGGTCGACCAGTGTGGCCTTCTACGCCGAAACCGGCGCTGTGCCGCAGCTTTGGCTGTTCTGGGTCGCGCCTCTCATCGGCGCGGCGATTGGTGCCTTGGTGTGGAAACTGCTTCTCGCACCGGACGACTCGCTCGAGAACCTTGGCGGAGACGCCGAATAACTGAATTGCTGAGCCGGGGGACGCGGATATCGCGTGACCCCGGTTCAACATATAGATCACATTTCCATGTCCATCCCTTCGGCGACAACGATATCGCCGCCTAGGTTTAGGTGAGGACATGAGCTGGCCATCGCGCCGGCCTCTTCGCAGGTTTCGGCTTCGACGATGCTGATACCGTTGAAGGACGCTTCGTCTCCATGGCGCGCGACGCCATCCTTACTCGCGGTCACAGCCTGGCTGAAGGGCATGCCGGGTTCGACCAAAGCATCGCCCAATCTTGACGACCAAGCACGCCACGCTTCCATGTGTTGCTGACCTTCTTCCGGCGTCGTGGGTGGCTGCGCATTGCGGTAGATGAAGGCAAATCTTGGCATTTCAAACTCCTGCTTCGTTGGGGAGCGGCGAACTTTGCAGCGATCTAAATATGTTCAAGAACATAATTTGCGCCGTGTTAGACAGGCGGCGACTTGAACGTGGAGTGGTCGGAATGCCCTATTCGAAAGAGCACAAGCAGCAGGTCCGCGCACGGATCGTCGAAGCGGCGAGGCGCCTGTTCAACCGCCACGGCTTCGACAATGTCTCGATCGATCAGTTGATGGCGGAGGCTGGGCTGACACGCGGCGGGTTTTATTCGCATTTCGACAGCAAGGAGGCGGTGTTTGCTGCGGCCACGGCGAGTTTCCTGAACGGGCGGGGGGCTATCTGGCGCGAAGATGCAGGCGTCGATCCCACCGCCGGCCAGACCGAAATGGCGAAGCGCATGGTCGCTTCGTACCTGTCGCGTGAACATCTCGACCAAGTGGAAGATCAGTGCCCGTTGATCGCCTACGCCACGGACGTCGCGCGCGCCGGACCGCAAGTGCAGGAGAGCTATCGCGAACTGCTGGAAGGCATGGTCAGTCTGTTCGAGCACAATTTGCCGGGCGATCCGCAGGAGCGAGGCAAAAGAGCCCGCGCGCTTGCGGCGATGTGCGTCGGCGGAATGGTGATTGCGCGCGCACTGCCGGGGACTGAGACGGCGGAAGAGATCCGGCGCTCGGCGCTAGACGAAGCGATGTTGCTCTGGATGGAGCCGGCCGAGCAAGCCGCCGCCTAGCCGATGTCTTCACAAGGTCGCTGTGAGATCGTATGTGCCAAGTGTCAGGGGGCTGAGGCAGCCGCGCCCTTCGACAAGCTCAGGATGAGCGGGTTCGAAGGTCGAGGAAAGTCCGGGCTCCACGAAGCAAAGGTGGCGGGTAACGCCCGCCGGGCGCAGGCTTTCGGGTCTGTGTTCAGGGAAAGTGCCACAGAGAGTATACCGCCGATGGCGCCTAAAGCGCACAGGCAAGGGTGAAAGGGTGCGGTAAAAGCGCACCGGGGCTCTGGTAACAGCGCCCGCATGGCAAACCCCACCTGGAGCAAGACCAAATAGGGGTCCCGCGCTCGCTTAGGCGAGCAGGAGCGCTTTGCTCCGAGGAGGCCCGGGTTGGTTGCTTGAGCGGCTTGGCAACAGGTCGCCTAGATGAATGGCTGCCACCGCGCGGCTGGTCCTTTCGAGGATACCGCGCGCGGACACAGAACCCGGCTTATGACGCCCCCTGATATTTTCAAAGTATTGACCACTCAACCCCAATCTGCGTTTGTGCTTTATTCGATTGTTGATGTAGAACTTGGGGGGTGGGCATGAGCAAGTTTTTGATTGCAGCAACCGTTTTTATTTGCGTTTTTGTATCCGGTGAAGCCAACGCGGAGGACACGAATTCGAAGAGTTTAAATCAATGGATGGAAGGTGAGTTTCTAAAGTTTGCAAGAACCTGCGCTGGAAATGAGGCTGATAAAGTCAAGGTTGGTGAAGGCGAAACGGCAATTCCTCTTCAAATCGCAGAATCTAATCTACTCATTGCAAATAGAGATAAGAGTGTATCAATTGAACCAATAGACAGTGAAATAGTCCTTTTTTCTGAGGTTTTCGAGGACGCGGAGCTGACGAAAAAAGTCCAATCTCAACTCGTGACGCCTTGGATCGCAGAGGGACGGCCAATAATCTTTGACCGGTCTTCTAGCGCTGTTTTTCTAGAAGACTGTGTGTCGGTTTTTAGGACCGAAGGCCGTTTTAAATTCAATTTCGGTGCTCTAAAAAGCGCTGTCAGGGGGGCCTTTGAAAAGGATTTGGCTCAGACACAATTACTATTCGGAGGCCGGTTACAATCTCCAGTACTGGCTGGCCTCAGAGAATTGCCGACTACGCAGAGCGCTGAGAGTTCCGAGATACCGGGTCTCTTCCCAACAGCCATTTCGATATGGGATTGGTATAGACGCAACGAAGAACAGATCGGCAAGAAATTATGGGTGCGGCGAGAATTATCCGGATTTTCCCGTCGCCAAATCAGCAATCTGACCTATCAATCTTTACTCGACGCAGCTGCGCGTGTTGGAATTTCAATCCCGCTGATAAGCACCAGCGCCAAGGGCAAGGTCAAAGTAAACCGCGAGATTGATGCGGAAATCAGAAATTACACAGTGGTCTATTGGGATGAGGTTGGGGCCAGACTTCCTGACCCATCGGACTTGGTCGAATTGATTGAGGGAGATGTTTCGAAGTATACTAGTAAGATATCTGGACTACCCGAGGCGATAGCTGACGGAGAGCTGCTACAAGGCTTGTCTTTCACGGTTAGGGATGTCGGCTCGGCATGCAATGGAAGTATCTGGCAATTGGTGCCCCCATCTTCAGTGAGCAAAAACGCAGCGATTGTTTCCGGGTTAGGTGTCAGGCCAGAGGGAAACGACTGTACCTTTAGTTTCGATGCGACCCCATCGGCAGAAGCATCCTCCACTTCGGTCGTTCGTTTGGCAATCGAATCTTCAATCGGCGAAGGGGCAAATGCAGTTGCGGTAGTGATTGCGCCTCCAGTTGCAGAAGTCGCCGATTATCGAGCGGCGCTAAGCCTTTCGCGCAAAGCAAGCCCGGGGCGTCCGATAGAGGTCGCAACAGATCAAACCAGTTTCAACGCGAAATTCGCCTTTTTTGTCAATGATCGGAAGGATTGGGGGATCAAGTCTTCAGGGCACCTACCCGACCTACAGGTCCAATGCTCTGATTTAGCCGATGAACCGATTACCAACGGAACGGGCGCAACGGTAAGGGAAGTTAGTGGATTTACTCAGTTGGAGTTCGAAATGAACTCAACATTCACGGTGCCGGACATAGCGCCTGGAGGTAACGACAAAACGTTCAGTTGCGTGATGAGCGGGAGTGTCGGGCTAAGTACGTTTTCTGAAGGAGTAAGGGCTGTTCGCTTCAAGCCAATTCCTTTCGACGTAGTCAAAAAGGCGTCAGCTGCTCCAATCCAGGCCAATCCATCGGATGCGGCAGCCAATGGGGGAACATAGATCGTTCATTGAAGCGGTGTGAGGCGGTCCTCAGATGTGGGAGAATCCGCCACCGTGTCTCCTTCCGCACCCTCCGTCGGATACAACTCATCCAGCGGCCTCGACCGCCCATCAGGGCACACCAGCCGCACATGATACCGCTTCAGCCGCCGCGGTTCCGGCACGCCGCAGCTATGCGCGATGACGCCGACTTCCTTGCGCATCTGCTCCACAAAGTTCTGCACCCGCACTGCCTTATTGGTCGGATCGAGACCGCGTTGTAGTGCCGGGTCGTGGGTGGTGATGCCGGTAGGGCAGGTGTTTTTGTTGCACTTCATCGCCTGGATACAGCCGAGCGCGAACATGAAACCGCGCGCCGAGATCACAAAGTCTGCGCCTGCACATAGCGCCCAAGCGACTTCGCTGGGGGTGACGAGCTTGCCGCTAGCGACGATGCGGATGCGATCTTTCAGGCCTGCTTCGTCGCGCAGGTCGACCATCATAGGCAGCGACTCTCGCAAAGTGAGGCCAACATTGTCGATCAGCGGCATTGGTGCAGCGCCTGTCCCACCATCGCCGCTGTCGACTGTGATGAAATCAGGTGCGCTTCCCGCACCGCGCTTCTGTATTTCGGCGAACAGCTCCTGCAGCCAGCCATAGGCTCCGACAACAGTCTTGAAGCCGACCGGCTTGCCAGTGACCTCGCGAATGCGCGCAATCATGTCGAGCAGCTCGCCGATGCTGCCGATATCGGTGTGGCGGTTGGGTGAGATCGAAGCTTCGCCGACCGGGATGCCGCGGATGGCCGCGATCTCTTCATTGACCTTGGCTGCGGGCAAGATGCCGCCTTTGCCGGGCTTCGCGCCTTGTGACAGTTTAAGCTCGAACATGCGGACCTGCTCGTGCGCGGCCAATTCGCGCAACTTGTCGTCCGAAAGGTTTCCTTCCTCATCGCGCACGCCGTATTTTGCGGTGCCGATCTGGAAGACGATGTCGCAGCCCCCTTCGAGATGGTAGGGCGACAGCCCACCTTCGCCGGTGTTCATCCAGCATCCGGCCTTGGCCGCGCCGTTTGACAGCGCGCGCACCGCCGGGGTCGAAAGCGCGCCATAGCTCATGCCGGAAATGTTGAAGATCGAAGGTGCTTCATACGGCACGCGCGCCGCGCCTTCACCGATCATCATCGCGGGCGCTTTGACGGCGTCTTCCTCCAAAGTCGGCCATGGGCAGTTTACGAAAATCGGCGTACCAACTGGATCGAGATTTCGGGTCGACCCGAAGGCGACATTGGTGGACTGGTTGCGTGAGGCCTCGTTGACCCAGTCGCGCTGGGCACGATTGAAAGGCATCTCTTCGCGGTCCATGGCAAAGAAATACTGGCGGAAGAACTCACCTAGCTCGGTGAAGACGTATCGCAGCCGCCCGATCACCGGATAGTTTCGGCGCACCGTATCCGTGGTCTGGTATCGGTCGATCACGAACAGCACCACAAGCGACAGGGCCGCCAAGCCGATTACGAAAACAAATAGTGTGGTGAGCCCGCTGAAAAAGGCGGTCATGGCGTGTCCTCCCGAATTGCCTGTCGCTTGAAGATACGCGGCAGACCCCAACGGCGTTACACTGGTGCAGGCGCGCCTGCCTGTCCAGTTTCCCTCTCAAAACAAAGCCCCCGCACCGAACATTGTCGGCGCGGGGGCTTGTTTTCAAAGGTTCGCCGGGCGGGCAAACCTCGGATCAGGTGATCAGAACTTCCAGCTCATGGTGACCCGGCCCTGATTGTTGGTCAGCACGCCGCGTCCCATATCCGACGTTCCGCTGGCGCTGAGGCTGAAGCGGTTGCCAAGTGACAATTCCACTCCGGCATTGACCGAGACCCAGTCACCATCAAGCTCGTTAACGATGGAGAATGGTACGTCTGGCGCTCCGAAGAAGCTCGCGGTTACAACATCCTGCGTATCGGCAAGCTCGCGGGCATAGGCGACCGACCCGAAGGCGCTGAGCGCGCTGGTGCGACCCAGTCTGGTATCGAGCGATCCCATCAGGCCGACTTTCGAGCCAACTGATGTGAAGTCGCGTCCATGGATCGAGAGGCCGAACGCGCCAGCGCCGAACTCGTCATACCCGCCGATATCGCTGCGGACATAATCGATGCTGGCAACCGGTCCGAATTCGAAGCCCGGAACAACGTCGATCGCATAGCCGACTCGCATGCCGCCAAAGGTCTGGCGACCCTCGGCTGCACCTTGCGCGCTGCTATAGGCTAGAGCGAAGTCTCCCGAGGCGGCTCTCTCCGCGCCGTAATTCTGGCGCGAGAACCCGACATACATGTCGGCAAAACCCTGCCCGAATTGTGCCGCAGCATAAGCGGCCCCGGCGACACTGGTATCATCCGGACGGAACGCGGCCCCGGCATTTGCGCCGCTGTTGCGGATACTCGTCATCGCAAAGCCGACAGCGAAATTGTCCGAAACACGCAAGTCACTGCCGAGCGTAAGCTCGCCTGCCTGAGTGAATGCCGCCTCCTCGAATGCATTCGCGCCGGTGTTGCGCTCCTCCGCACTGGCTAGGAATGAACCGCTGACGGTGCTGAAGAAGCCAAGCTTGCCAGCATCCTGCGGGTTGGTTCCGGCAATCGCGAAGGCGGCGTTGCCTGCCGAGGAGAACCCGGCTGCCGCCTTGTTCGCGCCGCGCAGCGACAATGTCCGCTGACCCAACTGTCCGGTGAACCGCTGCGAGAAGTTGGTCGCAATGGTCGACTGGCTGAACGCGCCGACCGGTGTCAGCGATGACAGCGTCGGGACGAGGGTATCAACCCCGGCTCCGTCGATGACATCGAACAGCCCGGTGAACTCGGTGAACCGCCCTCCGAAGCGCAGGGTGTCCAGAGCCTGACCGAGAGAGCGAAGGTTCCCGAAATTCGAGAACAGATCGCTGAGCCGCACTGCATCGACAGAGACGATCACATCGCCGCCTTCAACCCGCGATTCTGCGAACAGCAGAGGCGAACGCGAGATCAGAAGCGTGTCTTCAAAGTTGCCGATGATTGAATTGGCGCTGAGCACGGTGACTTCGTCGCCGAAGCGCGGACGCCCTGTGGCACCGACGATCAAGTTGCCAGCGAGATTGGCATCGCCGGTGATCGACAGCAGATCCGAGGTGTTGCGGCGTCGTGTGAAGCGAGCATTGGCTAATAATGTGCCTTCGCTTGCCTGCACATAAGCGCCATCGACCGTGAGCGTGCCCGTGCGGAACAGACCCGCCGGAGCGACCGCACCGCCGAGGTTGAAGAACGCGTCGGTTGTGACCGTTCCTGTCCCTTCAAAGATACCGCCAAACGTCGCCACAATTCCGGCGTTCAGCGTTCCGTCGATTTTGGAAATGCCATTGAGCTGCTCGTAGCCGATGACCGTGGTGAAGTCGTACTGTCGGGGCAGCACGAAGCTGGCAAATGCATTATCAATTGTGAGTTTGTCGATCTCGACATCCATATCGACCCGGGTGCGCCCAAAGCGGTTGAGGAAGACGTCGAAATACTGCGCTGGATTTTCAAACGCCGTTCCCGGTGTACCGTCGGTGTTGTTAGGCACGAAACCGGTTGAACCCGGGCCAAGCAGCACCGAGCTTTCCGGAAGTTCGCTGCCGAAATTCGGGTCACCCGGCTGCGGACCAAACGGCGAGACGATTTCGGGGAAGTCCGAAATGTCGGTACCTGCGATAATCCCAACATTGGGCCCGGTGTCGAAGATGCCATCTTCTTCACCTTCTGGAATCGCGTTTACGAGCGTGCCAGTGCCGTCATCGATGAAGAAACCGGGATCAAGTTCCTGCGTCCAGCGATTGGGATCGGACCAACGACCCGAACCGCGCTTTGCCGAGACATATTTGTACGAGGTGTTCTGCGTGATGAACTCGAAAAAGGGATAGATCGGATTGTAGAAACTGATGTCGCCATAGGTGTTGTCGAAGCCCAACTGCTCGATCAGGAAAGAGCGGAAAAAGTTTCTGCCGCCGCTAAGAACAGCCGTGGCGACCGGGAACTCATACAGCTCATCGACGATCAGCGGTGAGCCGCTGTCACCCGGAGCGGTTGCCACTTCACGTGGCAGCGCATCGCCTTCAAACCAGTCCGTTGCGAGGATGTTGCCAAGCGAGCACGGCTCGATCCCGGCTGGTGTGATGGTGCAGCCTTCAAAGCCAAATGCGTCACGATCAGGCCAATCGAAATCGGTCCAATAATAGGTCTGAGTGATCGCGCCCAGCTCGGCTGTTGGAGCAAAGTTGGCGAAAACCGCATCGTCGAAATCTGCAAAGGATGCGACCGCGCCGAGCATGTTTTCACCCACGCGGCGAAGCAGATTGCTGCCTGCGCCCGGTCCGCCAAGGCCGGTACCGAATGAGCCGTAGCCGACCTGAACAACGTGCGTGAGCTGCGTCAGCGGCGACAGAAGAATTGGCATTGCAGGCACATCTGTGATGGGCGCATCAACCGCGATCAGCGCGATGTCGGCAAACGGGAATGGCAGTGCGCCGTTCTCGAGGTTTGCCGACGGATGAATCACAACGTCAGTGCTGGCGGCGGCACCGCCTTCTGCATAGCCGACGCCGTCAATGATCGTTGCGAAAATGCGGCTCGAAGTGTCCGGGCCGGTGCCGACAAGGATTGAGGATGGCGCTCCGGTCTCGGGCAGGCCGTAGGATTCAGAACCCCGCGAGTTGAGGCAGTGCGCTGCGGTCAGGATCGTGCGCGGATTGATGACCGTTCCGGTGCAATTCAGAGAGACACCTTGGGTCGCGTTGTCCCGAAAGAACAGCTGCACCACGGATGGCTGCGTATCTTCGGCATCAAACGAGGCTTCCAGTCCCACGTCGTCGCGGACAAAAATCTCTTGCTCAATATCATCCGTAGTAGACCCTTCGGTGATGTAGGTGTTGAGCAGCACATCGAAGTCGATATTCGGACCGAGTGCCGAACGCGGCTCTATCTGAAAGCCTGCGAAACTGTCGATCGGCGCCGCTGTCGCTGTATTGAGCTGGACCTCGGTTCTTCGTGCCCGAACAGAGGCCATATCCGGCATCGTGATCGCCGGGGCGCTCGGCTCCAGCCTGAACCCTTCAAAGCTTCCTTGCGCTTCAAGCGAAATCGACTCGCTGTCTTCTTCCGCCTCCGAAGCAAAAGCGGGCGAAGCCATCAGCCCGCCCGCAAGTCCAATTACACCAACGCTAGAGAGAATTTGCCGTTTGATCATCTGCAGCCCCTTTTCCTGACAGGATCCCAACGAGTCGGGAAGCTACAGTAAACTTAACAAAAGTCGAATCGAAATGTCTCAGAATTGGTTAATGGTTTTGAATGGCCACGGGTTAAGCTAGTTATCTTTGGTAACTAAACTCTGACAAAGTGAATGCTGTTTATTTTGAGGCGCAGGCGCAGCACTTGACGAAAACGCAATCGTTGCGTTTCGAAGCGCTTAAGAAACTGTCCTCGTCAGAGCGAGGAGCGACCTTTTGTTATTTTCTCCCGACACTTGTGTAAGAGAAGCCAGCTGCTCTCACATCGTCGGGGTTATAGATATTCCGTAGATCGACCAGCACAGGTGCTTTTGCGAGTTCTTTGACTCGTTTCAGGTCGAGCGCGCGAAATGCGTCCCATTCGGTGACGATAGCGACAACATCCGCGTTTTCAATAGCTTCATACGGATCATCGCACATCTCGACTTCGGGCATGAGTGGCTGGGCCAATTCCATGCCTTCGGGATCGTACGCAGCGATGGATACGCCCGCATCGGCCAGCGTCTGCGAGATCGCAATCGAAGGAGAATCGCGCATGTCATCGGTGTTGGGTTTGAAGGTGAGGCCCAGCAGGGCTGCCTTCTTTCCTCGTGCACCTTCAGCCCCGCCAAGTGCTTCGAGTACTTTGCGCCCCATTGCGCGCTTGCGGCTGTCGTTGGTCTTCACAACCGCTTCGACGATCCGGGTTGGGCTGTCGTAATCCTCAGCCGTCTTCAGCAGAGCAAGTGTATCCTTCGGGAAGCATGATCCACCATAGCCGGGGCCAGCATTCAGGAACTTTGAACCGATCCGGTTGTCCATCCCAATGCCGCGCGCGACGTCCTGAACATTTGCGCCAACCTTCTCGCAAAGATCAGCCATTTCGTTGATGAAAGTGATCTTTGTCGCAAGAAATGCGTTGGCGGCGTATTTGATGAGTTCGCTGGTGCGGCGCTCAGTGAACAGGATGGGCGACTCATTGAGGAACAGCGGACGATAAACCTCGCGCATGATCTCGCGGCCGAATTCGTCTTCGGCTCCGATTACGATCCGGTCGGGGCGCTTGAAATCGCCGATTGCCGCGCCTTCGCGCAGGAATTCAGGGTTCGATACGACCGTGAATTGATGGGTTGTGCCAGTGTCGCGGATGATGCGTTCCACCTCGTCGCCCGTGCCCACCGGAACGGTCGACTTGGTGACTACAACAGCTTCATTGGCCAGGCTTTCACCGACTTCGCGTGCGACTTCGTGAACAAAGGTCAGATCGGCATGGCCATCGCCGCGGCGGCTTGGCGTTCCAACCGCAATGAAAATCGCACGTGCGCCCTCGATCCCTTCGGCGAGACTTGTCGTGAACGAAAGGCGGCCCGCCTTCACATTGCTTTCGACCAGCGCATCCAGGCCCGGCTCGTAGATAGGCATGACGCCGTCCTTGAGACGATCAATCTTGCTCGCATCTTTGTCGATGCAGACCACGTCATGGCCAAAATCGGCGAAACAGGCTCCCGAAACGAGCCCGACATACCCCGAACCCACCATTGCAATCTTCATGGCGCTTTGCCCTTATTCGAACCTTAGTGTGAAACCGCGCTCTTGCGGCCTAGCGACCTCGATCGCCGTGAAATATCTCTATCTGGCCTTCATTATCACAGGCCTGCAATATCCGTTTCTGATCAGCTTCGAGAACGAGAGCGGTAAGCACACCTGACCGGAAAGCGCCAGTGTCTATGCCGATCCGGTTTCCACAATCCATCACTCGGTCGAAGATCGTGTGGCCGTGGACGACAACCTTTTCCAGAGGGCCTTCGTGGCTGAGGAAACGGTCTCGAATCCACAGCATGTCACCGCGCTTTTGCGCTTCGATCGGCACTGCGGGGTCAATGCCAGCATGCACGAACAGATAGTCGCCCGCGATGATCATCTCTTCAAAGTCGGCGATGTAGTCGCGCTCGGATTGCGGGACGATCTGCGGGAGCATCGCGAACAGTTCATCCAGCGTCATCGCGTTGAACTGCTTTTTCGAGATGCCATAGCTCATGATGGTCTCGCGGCCGCCATGTTTCAGGAAGTGACGCAGCACATCTGGCTTTTCGAATGCTTCGAGAAACATTTCTTCGTGGTTGCCAGCAAGGACCCGCACAGTCCGCTTCTCTTGCCATTCGCGGGTCCGCGCAATCACGCCCGCGCTTTCAGGACCGCGATCGACCAGATCGCCGAGCAATATCACTTCGGTTTGATGCTGCCCGCGCTGCGCATCGTCTTCTTCAATCGCAGCGAGCAGCGCGTCGTAGAGATCCAGCCGCCCATGAATATCGCCGATCACATAATAGCGCATGCCCTCAGGCACGGCGGGAAGCCGTCCTTGGGTCTTTGAGCGAAAGAGATTGCGTAATGCGTCGAGCATGGGTGTTTCTGATCAATCAATAAGGCCAAGCGCCATAGTCATGCAGCTACTGAACGGCAACTGAGCTACTTTGTGCCACACTATATGGTGCAAAAACTCCACACTGTTGATGGTTTGAAGCGGGTTGCGCAATTTCTCTTGTGCAGTGCGGCATTCTTGTGCACGATTGTTTCGCATTCGGACGAGATTGCTCACAAAGAAGCAACCGAGCGGATGTGCAGGTGGGACGAAGCAACAACACAACAAAGGAAGTTGTCATGCTAACGTCCATCCGCGGCCTCACGGCTGCAAGTCTTTCGGCTGGTCTGCTCCTCTCTGCAGCTCCCGCCTTCGCAACTGAGACCGCTTCGGAAGAATCGGCCAGTGATGCAACGATCAGCAATGATCTTTTGGTGGCTGATGCCGCCATCTCGGAATCGACCGAGAAACAGAACGAAGTCGTTCTTTCATCTTCGGCCGCTCGAACGATCGAGCCGGTCGAAGAAAGCGTTGCCAACAGCGTCGGCGGCGAAAGCGGCATTACGTTCTCCGGCAACATTGCCTTTACAACAGAATACCGGTTCCGCGGTGTTGACCTGTCGGGCGGCGATTTCGCCGTTCAAGGCGGCTTTGACCTGGGTCATTCGTCTGGACTGTATGTCGGCACTTGGGCCTCCAACCTTGATGAAGACACCGTCGGCTTCGGTTCGACCGAACTCGACATCTATGGCGGCTGGAGCGGCGATCTGACCGATGGCCTTTCGGGCGATGTCGGCGTGATCTATTACATCTACCCCAATGCGCCGACGGCTGCAGGTCCGACCGACTACATCGAATTCTATGCCTCGGTCAGCGCAAGCATTGGTCCGGTGTCTGTAACGCCGGGTATTGCCTACGCACCCGATCAGGATTCGCTCGGTAGCACCGACAACGTGTATCTCTACACTGATGTCAGCGTCGGCATTCCCGAAACTCCGCTGACGATCA
This window encodes:
- a CDS encoding FMN-binding glutamate synthase family protein: MTAFFSGLTTLFVFVIGLAALSLVVLFVIDRYQTTDTVRRNYPVIGRLRYVFTELGEFFRQYFFAMDREEMPFNRAQRDWVNEASRNQSTNVAFGSTRNLDPVGTPIFVNCPWPTLEEDAVKAPAMMIGEGAARVPYEAPSIFNISGMSYGALSTPAVRALSNGAAKAGCWMNTGEGGLSPYHLEGGCDIVFQIGTAKYGVRDEEGNLSDDKLRELAAHEQVRMFELKLSQGAKPGKGGILPAAKVNEEIAAIRGIPVGEASISPNRHTDIGSIGELLDMIARIREVTGKPVGFKTVVGAYGWLQELFAEIQKRGAGSAPDFITVDSGDGGTGAAPMPLIDNVGLTLRESLPMMVDLRDEAGLKDRIRIVASGKLVTPSEVAWALCAGADFVISARGFMFALGCIQAMKCNKNTCPTGITTHDPALQRGLDPTNKAVRVQNFVEQMRKEVGVIAHSCGVPEPRRLKRYHVRLVCPDGRSRPLDELYPTEGAEGDTVADSPTSEDRLTPLQ
- a CDS encoding TetR/AcrR family transcriptional regulator, with amino-acid sequence MPYSKEHKQQVRARIVEAARRLFNRHGFDNVSIDQLMAEAGLTRGGFYSHFDSKEAVFAAATASFLNGRGAIWREDAGVDPTAGQTEMAKRMVASYLSREHLDQVEDQCPLIAYATDVARAGPQVQESYRELLEGMVSLFEHNLPGDPQERGKRARALAAMCVGGMVIARALPGTETAEEIRRSALDEAMLLWMEPAEQAAA
- a CDS encoding N-acetylmuramoyl-L-alanine amidase, translating into MDFKPEDIGRGDPDELIHATRLSPNCNERALPITMAVIHYTEMKPIETALDRLTDPEAQVSAHYLISEDGIVTRLVPEEQRAWHAGASFWRGIKDVNSASIGIELDHPGHAGGYRDFAKPQIDALVPLLARIVKNYDIPRANVVAHSDVAPARKIDPGELFPWGRLADYGLCLPKPEKLELGDPFQNDGAFMLALERYGYDITDPAKAVEAFQRRWRPELIDGQVDQQIGAILFQLLLDRDRGVSR
- a CDS encoding histidine phosphotransferase family protein: MTSQTDLAALLCSRLCHDMLSPVGALSNGLELLADEQDPEMRAKCVELMEQSAKTSTDKLKFFRLAFGAAGGFGEVVPIEEAQDVITALASDAKGVELNWALTENSLPKPAVKVMLNLAQIALDALVRGGTLDIGAEMREGNAEIVARANGERIAFDETIGQALQGELPPGDLSSRTAAAHMIALVAEELGGGLQYKVADNTLVLGAVLPQPEGMIG
- the aqpZ gene encoding aquaporin Z, which codes for MMNKLAAEFVGTFWLVFGGCGSAVLAAAFPELGIGFVGVSLAFGLTVLTMAYAVGGISGGHFNPAVSLGLALGNRFSWGELVPYWVAQLLGSFTAAGVLFVIASGAPDFAAGGFASNGYGELSPGGFSMTSALVIEIVLTAGFLIVILGATSSKAPAGFAPIAIGLALTLIHLISIPVTNTSVNPARSTSVAFYAETGAVPQLWLFWVAPLIGAAIGALVWKLLLAPDDSLENLGGDAE